From one Parambassis ranga chromosome 5, fParRan2.1, whole genome shotgun sequence genomic stretch:
- the bhlhe40 gene encoding class E basic helix-loop-helix protein 40, protein MERITSAQPPPCVPKHPSLDIADMQGMDFPIYVYKPRRGMKRGDENKETYKLPHRLIEKKRRDRINECIAQLKDLLPEHLKLTTLGHLEKAVVLELTLKHVKALSTHLEQQQQKIIALQKDLQISDHGGDKAENSEEMFRSGFHLCAKEVLHYLASQESSRDLTPSHVISHIQKVAAEVLQHQSSRQPEESVHQASEKVKKLASQPQKPQVSEGPAKNCVPVIQRTYPHGTGELSGSDTDTDSGYGGEHDKPKAQWSESHAREGDLKHPASERTAGAIKQEGDEPRAKKSRSDSTADEIHPAGVAGSYMGFSPNQTPFCLPFYLIPPAAAAAAAYLPMLEKCWYPGGVPMMYPGLSGTAGSLTPDTLPSSLVTSPRAGSPVPHQTPVDSPALHKALKQVPPLNLETKD, encoded by the exons ATGGAGAGGATTACCAGTGCGCAACCACCTCCCTGTGTGCCAAAACACCCATCACTGGATATAGCAGATATGCAGGG AATGGATTTTCCTATTTATGTGTACAAACCCAGGAGGGGCATGAAGCGTGGGGATGAGAACAAG GAGACATACAAGTTGCCCCACCGACTGATTGAGAAGAAAAGACGTGACAGAATCAACGAATGCATTGCCCAGCTGAAGGATTTGTTGCCAGAACATCTGAAGCTTACA ACGCTGGGTCATTTGGAGAAAGCTGTGGTGCTGGAACTCACTTTAAAGCATGTGAAAGCCCTGAGTACCcacctggagcagcagcagcagaaaatcatcgcactacaaaaggacctgCAGATCA GTGATCATGGAGGTGATAAAGCAGAAAACAGCGAGGAGATGTTCCGTTCGGGTTTTCACTTGTGCGCCAAAGAGGTCCTCCACTATCTGGCCAGCCAAGAAAGCAGCAGGGACCTAACCCCCTCCCATGTCATCAGTCACATCCAAAAAGTAGCAGCCGAAGTCCTGCAGCATCAGAGCAGCCGACAGCCAGAGGAATCCGTCCATCAAGCTTCGGAGAAAGTGAAGAAACTCGCCAGTCAGCCACAGAAGCCACAGGTGTCTGAAGGCCCTGCTAAGAACTGTGTTCCCGTCATTCAAAGGACTTACCCACATGGGACGGGGGAGCTGAGCGGcagtgacacagacactgacagcgGCTATGGGGGAGAGCACGACAAACCCAAAGCTCAGTGGTCAGAAAGCCATGCGCGGGAGGGGGATCTCAAGCACCCCGCTTCTGAGCGGACGGCTGGTGCCATCAAGCAGGAGGGTGATGAGCCTAGGGCCAAGAAGTCCAGATCAGACTCCACAGCAGATGAGATTCACCCAGCGGGAGTTGCTGGAAGTTACATGGGCTTCTCCCCCAACCAGACCCCATTTTGCCTGCCCTTCTACCTCAtcccccctgcagctgcagcagccgctGCGTATCTGCCCATGCTGGAGAAATGCTGGTACCCCGGGGGCGTGCCGATGATGTACCCAGGCCTGAGCGGCACTGCTGGGAGCTTAACCCCAGACACTCTGCCCTCCTCTTTGGTGACGTCCCCAAGGGCAGGATCCCCAGTTCCTCACCAGACCCCTGTGGACTCCCCTGCTCTCCACAAAGCTTTAAAACAGGTCCCCCCTTTGAACTTGGAAACCAAAGACTAA
- the LOC114436811 gene encoding N-acylethanolamine-hydrolyzing acid amidase-like: MVRTAELLLLLLGAVAACRAEFAPPTVNISLDEDPEVRWAPLLKVFDVEFLRKAAASVIDTTIPKWVHHAVTPVVVALEKYVPQPYAGEIRGLASHLNGSLADVIMLNFAYEVSAFCTSIVAQDKNGHVYHGRNLDYPHPVLRNLTVNIIFLKNGEVAYRGTSFAGYVGLWTGQSPKFTVSGDQRGSEHWWNWWKNIVSAFLFRRSPVSWLVRETLEEAEDFQDAVMRLSKIPIITGVYYIVGGLRAGEGAVITRDRTGPADIWPLDPVNGGWFRVETNFDHWLTPPARDHRREAANKALNATGQDHINMDTLYQVLSLFPVCNGITVYTTVMSAAAHENYTTFVRPQGCPMID, from the exons ATGGTGCgcactgcagagctgctgctgctgctgctcggggCTGTAGCAGCCTGCCGGGCGGAGTTTGCTCCACCCACGGTGAATATCAGTCTGGATGAAGATCCAGAGGTGCGCTGGGCTCCTCTTCTGAAAGTCTTCGATGTTGAATTCCTACGGAAAGCTGCCGCAAGTGTCATTGA CACTACCATTCCAAAGTGGGTGCACCATGCAGTCACTCCTGTAGTGGTGGCTCTGGAGAAGTATGTCCCTCAGCCTTATGCAGGGGAGATCAGGGGCTTGGCCTCACACCTGAACGGAAGCCTGGCCGATGTCATCATGCTGAACTTTGCCTATGAAGTATCTGC TTTTTGCACTAGCATTGTAGCTCAGGACAAAAATGGGCACGTGTACCATGGCAGGAATCTTGATTATCCACATCCTGTTCTGAGGAATCTGACTGTCAACATAATCTTCCTCAAGAATGGTGAG GTGGCGTACCGGGGGACTTCATTTGCAGGCTATGTCGGCTTGTGGACGGGACAGAGTCCTAAGTTTACTGTCTCCGGTGATCAGCGAG GAAGTGAACACTGGTGGAACTGGTGGAAGAACATCGTGTCTGCATTTCTGTTTAGGAGATCACCAGTCAGCTGGCTGGTGCGCGAG ACactggaggaggcggaggactTTCAGGATGCAGTGATGCGTCTGTCAAAAATCCCCATCATCACTGGTGTGTATTACATCGTGGGAGGGCTGCGAGCGGGGGAAGGTGCCGTCATCACCAGAGACCGAACGGGCCCTGCTGATATCTGGCCACTGGATCCTGTGAACGGAGG GTGGTTCAGAGTGGAGACGAACTTTGACCACTGGCTTACTCCTCCAGCCAGGGATCATCGGAG AGAAGCAGCCAACAAAGCATTAAATGCTACAGGCCAAGATCATATCAACATGGATACGCTTTATCAG GTGTTGTCTCTGTTTCCAGTGTGTAATGG GATTACTGTTTACACCACAGTAATGAGTGCAGCAGCCCATGAGAATTACACCACATTTGTCAGGCCACAG GGCTGTCCCATGATTGACTGA
- the LOC114436428 gene encoding tubulin monoglycylase TTLL3-like encodes MTTDVSMQVTRPGQWVHQNLEGHQPTDRRFPSCPDSASRPEVKVRRTVVTLPFIKPDRLKAAKAVTEKAVRMHKVFSIQGPYPVIRAALRARGWVEQRMHSTKQQSCRRQSEESRASSHDADNTDDEKEQDPDHDIMSRLVRKERVYFYWTNRRDDIDTNNLHKDQITNHFAKADSFATKAGLCRNLKNLHWFDSSDPDTFFPRSYRLGDQAEKQAFIEDYRRTTCISLLKYIVERDEGVQAVWGMTISDTVYRQRHQQMRPVALSQMIHKALKVCQDFLESLEHKDIDISLDTSQTFQEEQWEEFINSYYLVLHGKAQTESSDQFVPCCKAMLQRLKEVSPQLDIDGIHNIWIIKPGAKSRGRGIKCAKRLDQILRLVDSDPTLIKESKWVVQKYVERPFLVHGTKFDVRQWFLVTDWNPLTVWFYKNCYLRFSTQCYSLDTLDRSVHLCNNSIQKHLTPSQQRHSGIPVDNMWSDDQFRTFLSGQGQEAQWETVVVPGMKKAVILVLQAAQDVVESRKNSFELYGADFLLGHDLHPWLLEINISPTMAPSTPVTARLCAAVQEDTLKVVLDRRFHRSANTGDFELIYKQAAVEVPQYVGVNLLVEGNSIKRSRSLPSLRPRYRTAPKSQITTKDKAPQQRKKSLRRC; translated from the exons ATGACAACTGATGTCAGTATGCAAGTCACCAGACCTGGACAGTGGGTCCATCAAAACCTGGAAGGACACCAGCCCACTGATAGACGCTTTCCATCATGTCCAGATAGTG ctTCTCGTCCAGAGGTCAAAGTACGCCGCACCGTTGTCACCCTGCCTTTTATCAAACCAGACAGACTAAAGGCTGCTAAGGCGGTTACAGAAAAAGCTGTCCGG ATGCATAAAGTGTTCTCCATCCAAGGCCCTTACCCTGTCATCAGGGCGGCACTGCGTGCTCGAGGTTGGGTTGAACAGCGCATGCATTCCACCAAGCAGCAATCATGCCGGCGTCAGAGCGAAGAGAGCAGAGCCAGCTCACACGATGCTG ATAACACGGATGATGAAAAGGAACAGGACCCTGATCATGATATCATg TCTCGCCTGGTCCGGAAGGAAAGGGTTTATTTCTACTGGACTAACCGCAGAGACGACATTGATACTAACAACCTGCACAAAGACCAGATTACCAATCATTTTGCTAAAGCAGACAGCTTTGCAACCAAG GCGGGGTTGTGTCGGAACCTGAAGAACCTGCACTGGTTTGATTCATCTGACCCAGACACCTTCTTTCCCCGCTCTTACAGACTAGGAGATCAGGCTGAGAAGCAGGCTTTCATCG AGGACTACAGGAGGACCACATGCATCAGTCTTCTGAAGTACATTGTGGAGAGGGATGAAGGTGTTCAAGCAGTCTGGGGTATGACCATCTCTGACACAGTGTA CAGACAACGCCATCAGCAAATGAGACCAGTGGCCCTTTCCCAAATGATCCACAAAGCACTCAAAGTATGCCAGGACTTCCTGGAGAGTCTGGAGCACAAGGATATAGACATAAGCTTGGACACCTCGCAAACATTTCAGGAGGAGCAGTGGGAAGAGTTTATCAACAGCTACTACCTTGTCCTTCA TGGTAAagcacagactgagagcagTGATCAGTTCGTGCCCTGCTGCAAGGCCATGCTGCAGAGGCTGAAGGAGGTCAGTCCACAGCTGGACATAGATGGCATACATAACATTTGGATCATCAAACCTGGAGCCAAGTCCAGAGGCAGAG GTATCAAATGTGCCAAACGTCTGGATCAGATCCTCCGACTGGTAGACAGTGATCCAACACTTATCAAGGAAAGCAAGTGGGTGGTTCAGAAGTACGTGGAGCGCCCGTTCCTGGTCCATGGCACCAAGTTTGATGTGCGGCAGTGGTTTCTAGTCACCGACTGGAACCCTTTGACTGTGTGGTTCTATAAAAATTGCTACTTACGCTTTTCCACACAGTGTTACTCACTGGACACCCTGGACAG GTCTGTTCACCTGTGTAATAACTCCATTCAGAAGCACCTGACTCCTTCCCAACAACGCCATAGTGGAATCCCAGTAGACAACATGTGGTCTGATGACCAGTTCAGGACCTTTCTGTCGGGCCAGGGCCAAGAAGCTCAGTGGGAGACTGTGGTGGTCCCCGGAATGAAGAAAGCTGTGATCCTCGTTTTACAGGCAGCACAGGATGTTGTGGAGTCACGTAAAAACTCATTTGAGCTCTACGGTGCCGACTTCCTGTTAG GTCATGACTTGCATCCGTGGTTATTAGAAATCAACATTAGTCCCACCATGGCTCCCTCCACCCCCGTGACAGCCcgcctctgtgctgctgtgcaggaGGACACTTTAAAAGTCGTCCTGGATCGAAGATTTCACCGCAGTGCAAACACAGGAGACTTTGAGCTCATATATAAGCAG GCTGCAGTTGAAGTCCCCCAGTATGTAGGAGTCAACCTACTTGTTGAAGGCAACTCAATCAAAAGGTCCCGCTCACTTCCTTCGCTGAGGCCACGCTACCGCACAGCACCAAAATCCCAGATCACCACCAAAGACAAGGCCCctcagcaaagaaagaaaagtctCAGACGCTGCTGA
- the hmces gene encoding abasic site processing protein HMCES isoform X2 — translation MCGRTACTLAPDEVSRACTYRNRGGQRRQPRWRDGDAEKYRPSYNKSPQSMNPVLLSQRHFDKSAPVDECVLTSMRWGLIPAWFKENDPSKMQYSTSNCRSENILEKKSYKVHTFVSPVPEPEKRDPTISSKENLVCPPGEASSVLTKRMEDTGEWTGWRLLTMAGLFDCWTPPGGGEPLYTYSVITVNASPNLESIHNRMPAILDGQEEVRRWLDFGEVKSLDALKLLQSKDILTFHPVSSLVNNTRNNSPQCLQPVDLNSKKEPKPTASSKLMVSWLTSRAPSKRKELNTYEGKEEQKGNAKTKRKSAGGLQQWLQGADKKPRTK, via the exons ATGTGTGGAAGAACTGCATGCACTCTTGCTCCGGACGAGGTGAGTCGAGCCTGCACCTACAGAAACCGAGGGGGGCAGCGGAGACAACCCCGCtggagagatggagacgcggagaAATACAGACCATCATACAACAAGAGCCCGCAGTCCATGAATCCGGTGCTGCTGTCTCAGAGACATTTCGACAAG AGCGCTCCTGTGGACGAGTGTGTACTTACCTCAATGCGTTGGGGCCTGATACCTGCGTGGTTCAAGGAGAATGACCCGAGCAAAATGCAATACAGCACCAGCAACTGCCGCAGTGAGAATATATTGGAGAAGAAGTCCTACAAGGTGCACACATTTGTG AGTCCGGTGCCTGAACCAGAGAAGCGTGACCCCACAATCTCATCTAAAGAGAATTTAGTATGCCCTCCAGGGGAAGCCTCCTCTGTTTTGACAaag AGAATGGAAGACACAGGTGAATGGACTGGATGGAGGTTGCTGACTATGGCTGGACTGTTTGACTGCTGGACACCTCCAGGTGGTGGAGAGCCCCTCTACACATACAGTGTAATTACTGTAAATGCCTCCCCAAATCTGGAAAGCATCCATAACAG GATGCCAGCCATCCTAGATGGACAGGAGGAAGTGAGAAGATGGCTTGATTTTGGGGAGGTGAAGTCTCTGGATGCTCTGAAACTGCTTCAGTCTAAAGACATTTTGACGTTTCACCCTGTGTCTTCATTAGTCAATAACACACGCAACAACTCCCCTCAGTGCCTCCAGCCAGTAGATCTCAACAGCAAAAAG GAGCCTAAGCCCACAGCTAGCAGTAAGCTGATGGTGAGCTGGCTGACGAGCAGGGCCCCTTCAAAGAGGAAGGAGCTTAACACATATGAGGgtaaagaagaacaaaaaggTAACGCAAAGACTAAACGCAAGTCTGCAGGAGGACTTCAGCAGTGGCTTCAGGGAGCCGATAAGAAACCAAGAACCAAATGA
- the hmces gene encoding abasic site processing protein HMCES isoform X1 produces MCGRTACTLAPDEVSRACTYRNRGGQRRQPRWRDGDAEKYRPSYNKSPQSMNPVLLSQRHFDKSAPVDECVLTSMRWGLIPAWFKENDPSKMQYSTSNCRSENILEKKSYKDPMLKGQRCVILADGFYEWQRKEQGKQPFFIYFPQSPVPEPEKRDPTISSKENLVCPPGEASSVLTKRMEDTGEWTGWRLLTMAGLFDCWTPPGGGEPLYTYSVITVNASPNLESIHNRMPAILDGQEEVRRWLDFGEVKSLDALKLLQSKDILTFHPVSSLVNNTRNNSPQCLQPVDLNSKKEPKPTASSKLMVSWLTSRAPSKRKELNTYEGKEEQKGNAKTKRKSAGGLQQWLQGADKKPRTK; encoded by the exons ATGTGTGGAAGAACTGCATGCACTCTTGCTCCGGACGAGGTGAGTCGAGCCTGCACCTACAGAAACCGAGGGGGGCAGCGGAGACAACCCCGCtggagagatggagacgcggagaAATACAGACCATCATACAACAAGAGCCCGCAGTCCATGAATCCGGTGCTGCTGTCTCAGAGACATTTCGACAAG AGCGCTCCTGTGGACGAGTGTGTACTTACCTCAATGCGTTGGGGCCTGATACCTGCGTGGTTCAAGGAGAATGACCCGAGCAAAATGCAATACAGCACCAGCAACTGCCGCAGTGAGAATATATTGGAGAAGAAGTCCTACAAG GACCCCATGTTAAAAGGACAGCGTTGTGTCATCTTGGCTGATGGATTTTATGAGTGGCAGAGGAAGGAACAGGGCAAGCAACCTTTCTTTATCTATTTTCCTCAGAGTCCGGTGCCTGAACCAGAGAAGCGTGACCCCACAATCTCATCTAAAGAGAATTTAGTATGCCCTCCAGGGGAAGCCTCCTCTGTTTTGACAaag AGAATGGAAGACACAGGTGAATGGACTGGATGGAGGTTGCTGACTATGGCTGGACTGTTTGACTGCTGGACACCTCCAGGTGGTGGAGAGCCCCTCTACACATACAGTGTAATTACTGTAAATGCCTCCCCAAATCTGGAAAGCATCCATAACAG GATGCCAGCCATCCTAGATGGACAGGAGGAAGTGAGAAGATGGCTTGATTTTGGGGAGGTGAAGTCTCTGGATGCTCTGAAACTGCTTCAGTCTAAAGACATTTTGACGTTTCACCCTGTGTCTTCATTAGTCAATAACACACGCAACAACTCCCCTCAGTGCCTCCAGCCAGTAGATCTCAACAGCAAAAAG GAGCCTAAGCCCACAGCTAGCAGTAAGCTGATGGTGAGCTGGCTGACGAGCAGGGCCCCTTCAAAGAGGAAGGAGCTTAACACATATGAGGgtaaagaagaacaaaaaggTAACGCAAAGACTAAACGCAAGTCTGCAGGAGGACTTCAGCAGTGGCTTCAGGGAGCCGATAAGAAACCAAGAACCAAATGA
- the rab7a gene encoding ras-related protein Rab-7a: MTSRKKVLLKVIILGDSGVGKTSLMNQYVNKKFSNQYKATIGADFLTKEVMVDDRLVTMQIWDTAGQERFQSLGVAFYRGADCCVLVFDVTAPNTFKTLDSWRDEFLIQASPRDPENFPFVVLGNKIDLENRQVTTKRAQAWCQSKNNIPYFETSAKEAINVEQAFQTIARNALKQETEVELYNEFPEPIKLDRSERAKPSAETCSC, translated from the exons ATGACGTCAAGGAAGAAAGTGCTACTCAAAGTCATCATCCTCGGAGACTCTGG AGTTGGAAAGACCTCATTGATGAATCAGTATGTGAATAAGAAGTTCAGCAATCAGTACAAAGCCACAATAGGTGCTGATTTCCTGACGAAAGAAGTGATGGTGGATGACAGACTTGTCACAATGCAG ATCTGGGACACAGCAGGTCAGGAGAGGTTCCAGTCTTTAGGTGTAGCATTCTACCGTGGAGCGGACTGCTGCGTGCTGGTGTTTGATGTGACTGCACCCAACACTTTCAAGACCTTAGACAGCTGGAGGGACGAGTTCTTGATCCAGGCCAGCCCACGAGACCCGGAGAATTTTCCCTTTGTGGTGCTGGGCAACAAGATCGACTTGGAGAACAGACAG GTTACAACCAAGCGGGCACAGGCTTGGTGTCAGAGCAAGAACAACATCCCATATTTTGAAACCAGCGCCAAGGAGGCAATCAATGTGGAGCAGGCCTTCCAGACTATCGCACGCAATGCTCTTAAACAG GAAACCGAAGTGGAGTTATACAACGAGTTCCCTGAGCCAATAAAGCTGGACCGGAGCGAGCGAGCCAAGCCGTCGGCAGagacctgcagctgctga
- the LOC114435718 gene encoding blue-sensitive opsin-like has product MRGNRDMELPEDFWIPIPLDTNNITLLSPFLVPQDHLGSSGVFYAMAAFMLFVFVVGTAINVLTIACTAQYKKLRSHLNYILLNLAVANLLVSCVGSFTAFCSFSARYFIFGPLACKIEGFMATLGGMVSLWSLAVVAFERWLVICKPLGNFIFKPDHAIACCVFTWVFGLIASVPPLFGWSRYIPEGLQCSCGPDWYTTNNKYNNESYVIFLFGFCFAVPFATIIFCYSQLLITLKMAAKAQAESASTQKAEKEVTRMVVIMVVGFLVCWLPYASFALWVVNNRGQPFDLRLATIPSCFSKSSAVYNPVIYILFNKQFRSCMLQMLGMGGGDEESSATSSVTEVSKVAPA; this is encoded by the exons ATGAGGGGCAATCGTGACATGGAGCTGCCAGAAGACTTCTGGATACCCATCCCACTGGACACTAACAACATCACATTACTTAGCCCATTCCTGGTTCCTCAGGACCACCTGGGCAGTTCAGGGGTCTTCTATGCAATGGCAGCATTCATGTTGTTCGTATTTGTGGTGGGCACTGCAATTAATGTGCTCACCATCGCATGTACTGCCCAATACAAGAAGCTCAGGTCCCACCTCAACTACATCCTGCTGAATTTGGCTGTTGCCAACCTTCTCGTGTCCTGCGTGGGCTCCTTCACAGCCTTCTGCTCCTTTTCAGCAAGATATTTCATTTTTGGACCGCTAGCATGCAAGATTGAAGGATTTATGGCAACACTTGGAG GTATGGTAAGCTTGTGGTCTCTGGCTGTGGTAGCTTTTGAAAGATGGCTGGTCATCTGTAAACCACTTGGCAACTTTATTTTCAAGCCTGACCATGCTATagcatgctgtgtgtttacctgggtGTTTGGACTGATTGCTTCAGTTCCTCCACTGTTCGGGTGGAGTAG GTATATCCCAGAGGGCCTGCAGTGCTCTTGTGGACCAGACTGGTAcaccacaaacaacaaatacaacaacGAATCCTATGTGATTTTTCTCTTCGGCTTCTGCTTTGCTGTTCCCTTTGCCACCATCATCTTCTGCTATAGTCAGCTCCTCATTACACTTAAAATG GCAGCAAAGGCCCAGGCTGAGTCTGCCTCCACCCAGAAGGCAGAGAAAGAGGTGACCAGGATGGTGGTCATCATGGTGGTGGGCTTCCTTGTTTGCTGGTTACCTTACGCTTCCTTCGCTCTTTGGGTTGTCAACAACCGTGGTCAGCCGTTCGACCTGAGACTGGCCACGATACCTTCGTGCTTTTCTAAGAGCTCTGCAGTCTACAACCCTGTCATCTATATTCTCTTTAATAAACAG TTCCGTTCGTGCATGTTACAGATGTTGGGAATGGgcggaggagatgaggaaagCTCCGCCACATCATCAGTGACTGAGGTCTCCAAAGTTGCACCTGCTTAA